From the Alteromonas sp. CI.11.F.A3 genome, the window CTTTGGCTTAGTGCCAGATGGTTCTGCTGTTACTGTGGCCGATGTGGCTGATAATGGTGAAAGCGCTACAGGTGCGGTTACTGGAAACACCTACGACGGCGATACTCCTATCCAACAAATAGGCCGCTGGGTTGTATTGAAAGATGTTGAGTCTTTCACTAACGACTTAGCAGTATCTAAATCGTGGGACAATTTCGATACCTCTTTCGGTATTTACAGTGCCACCACCAAAGCAGAAGACTGGTGGAGCATTGGTAACCAAGCTTACTATGCATTAGTGCCTGGCGGCGAAATGCTTGACGGTATAGCTTGTAATAACAGTGCTGAAGGCTGTGGCTGGAGCTACGATATAAACTCGGTAGGCGATGCCAGCACATTTGCACTGTATGCCACCAGCACCTGGTACGCCACTGAAGACTTAAGCATCGACTTAGGCCTACGTCGTGAAAACCATGAAGTCAGCTATTCAGTAGATGAAGGCTTAGATGGCGTAATAAACAAAGCATTAGAGTATGACGAAAACAAAACCTCGTGGACGTTAGGTGCTAACTACGCACTTAATGATTTTAGCGGCGTGTTTGTTCGTATGAACCGTGGCTACAAGATGCCTTATTTCGATGACTTTCGTGACAACTGGGGTGCTTATACAGGCGGTAACGATTTAATTAAAGAAGTTACCCAAGGCGAGCTTGGCTATAAATACATGAATGACAATATTCAGTTTTTTGCCACGGCGTTTGCCAACGAAGTGAAAGGCGATACCTTTGTACGTCTTCCAGGAGCTCCCGCTGAAATTTTAACAAATGAGGCTTATGGTGTTGAGTTTGATGGTAAATATACTAACGACTCAGGTTTCTCACTCAGCGTAAATGCAACGCTACAGGAAACAGAAATTACCGCAAGTGCAACCAATGAAGGCAATGAAGCACAGCGTCAACCCGGTTGGCAAGTGCGTATGACCCCAAGCTATGGCTTCGATGTAGGTGACATGTATGCCACTGTATATGGCACATTTTCGGCAGTAGACGACCGTTTTGGCGATAACGAAAACACAGTAGTGTTAGAAGGCTATGAGAAAGTTGATGTAGGCATGACTCTTGAGCCAACTGATGCACTTCGTGTTCAACTATCTATAGATAACCTAACAGATGAACAAGGTATTACCGAGGGCGATCCTAGGAATCCTGATTCACCCAATGGGCGCTACATTATGCCAAGAAGCATGAAGCTTAGCGTTTCTTACCTGTTCTTTTAATTTACAGGCTATAAACTATTAAACCAAAGCCGATGATATTTATCATCGGCTTTTTTAATTGCCCCTCTTTGAAGCGCAATATTTTGCCACCATAATATACCTATCGCATAGTTTCGATTTACTTTTTGTAGAGGCACATTATGAAACGGGTTTTCTTATTCCTTGTCACCAACTTAGCCGTAGTGTTAGTACTGGGTGTGGTGCTGAATATTGTATTTGCTGCGTTTGGTATTGATAACCGCAGCATGACAGGCTTGTTAGTTTTTTCTGCCATTTTTGGTTTTGGCGGAGCACTTATCTCTTTAGCAATGTCGAAATGGATTGCCAAGCGAAGCACAGGGGCACAGGTGATTGATAACCCCACTACACCCACTGAACATTGGCTAATTAATATGGTGTCTGCCCAGGCTAAAAAAGCGAATATTGGTATGCCAGAGGTAGCAATTTACGACTCCCCTGAAATAAACGCCTTCGCTACCGGTATGAATAAGAACAATGCCCTAGTTGCGGTAAGCAGTGGTTTATTAAATAGCATGAGCGAGGATGAAGCGGAAGCTGTGCTTGCTCACGAAGTATCGCACATTGCTAATGGAGACATGGTTACCCTTACGTTAATTCAAGGTGTAGTAAACACCTTCGTTATCTTTTTAGCGCGCGTGATTGCGGGTGCTATTTCGAATGCTACCCGCAGTAGTAATGGCGCAGGAAACGCATTAGGGGGCTTTGCATACTATGGCATTGTGTTTGTTCTAGAGATGCTATTTGGTGTTTTAGCTAGCATAATTGTGATGTGGTTTTCCCGTCAGCGTGAATATCGTGCCGATGCGGGTTCAGCCAAATTAGTGGGCAGACAAAAAATGATAGCGGCGTTAACGCGTTTAAAATCGAATAGTGAAAGCCAGTTAGATGGCACCATGATGGCCTTTGGTATTTCAGGCAAGTCAGCATTTTCAGAATTATTTATGAGCCACCCACCGCTAGATAAACGTATAGATATGCTCAGACGTCGCGCGAAAGCGCAATAATAAAGGGAATGATTACTATGACAGCACCTAAAGCGCTTTTTTTCGATATTAATGAAACCTTGCTTGATATGGCAGAAATGAAGCATGGCTT encodes:
- the htpX gene encoding protease HtpX, whose protein sequence is MKRVFLFLVTNLAVVLVLGVVLNIVFAAFGIDNRSMTGLLVFSAIFGFGGALISLAMSKWIAKRSTGAQVIDNPTTPTEHWLINMVSAQAKKANIGMPEVAIYDSPEINAFATGMNKNNALVAVSSGLLNSMSEDEAEAVLAHEVSHIANGDMVTLTLIQGVVNTFVIFLARVIAGAISNATRSSNGAGNALGGFAYYGIVFVLEMLFGVLASIIVMWFSRQREYRADAGSAKLVGRQKMIAALTRLKSNSESQLDGTMMAFGISGKSAFSELFMSHPPLDKRIDMLRRRAKAQ
- a CDS encoding TonB-dependent receptor: MKTLFTKGMLASAISLALTQTAFAQEETKQATAENTEVIVVSGTPGGAGIRKIDASFAVTNIDASDIEKLAPKSTADLFKAIPGVWVESSGGESGANVFVRGFPGGGDAPFLTIALEGSPIYPASTLSFLENSQMFRIDDTIEMVEGLRGGPNPVVSNGQPGLTTNFRLKRGGEDTEASVKYTVSDYGLNRVDLVLSGALADDLYYMVGGYVKSSDGIRDAGFSSEEGNQFTVNLTKIFDKGELNLYTRQTDDHGTWYLPTPLNVDGIDANYTQIGPLNRQATINYGPDNATSESFDFGDGRGWDGHVSGGSLKLELGGGWHLVDRFNLTKGAANTFGLVPDGSAVTVADVADNGESATGAVTGNTYDGDTPIQQIGRWVVLKDVESFTNDLAVSKSWDNFDTSFGIYSATTKAEDWWSIGNQAYYALVPGGEMLDGIACNNSAEGCGWSYDINSVGDASTFALYATSTWYATEDLSIDLGLRRENHEVSYSVDEGLDGVINKALEYDENKTSWTLGANYALNDFSGVFVRMNRGYKMPYFDDFRDNWGAYTGGNDLIKEVTQGELGYKYMNDNIQFFATAFANEVKGDTFVRLPGAPAEILTNEAYGVEFDGKYTNDSGFSLSVNATLQETEITASATNEGNEAQRQPGWQVRMTPSYGFDVGDMYATVYGTFSAVDDRFGDNENTVVLEGYEKVDVGMTLEPTDALRVQLSIDNLTDEQGITEGDPRNPDSPNGRYIMPRSMKLSVSYLFF